One Helicobacter pylori genomic window, TAATATCCTTTTATTAGAAAAGATTTCACCAAGCAATATTGGGGCGTTGGTGGCCCTTTATGAGCATAAAGTTTTTGTGCAAGGGGTCATTTGGGATATTAACAGCTTTGATCAATGGGGCGTGGAGCTTGGGAAAGAACTGGCCGTGCCGATTTTACAAGAATTAGAAGGGCATAAAAGCAACGCTTATTTTGACAGCTCCACTAAGCACTTAATAGAATTGTACAAGAATTACAACCAATAGACTTTGTTTTATGACCAGATAAAACCTAAAAACGATAAAACAAAGCTTAACCCCCATTTTCAAGCGCTCCGTTCAAAATCATCCGTTAATCATAACGGATTTTAGCACCATATATTAGCCATTTGAATTTAAAGAGAGTAAATTTTCCACAAATTAATCGTTTTTAGCTTTTAAAAGCTTGATTTTCTCATCATATGCATTATTTTACATATTATAATTATTTCAAAGCTAAGAATAATAAAAATCAAAGAATAGATTTATCTTTAAAAGTATTTGCATTTATCAATCTCATTTTAGGAGGCATGCAATGAAAAAGGCAAGTCAGGTTTTATTCTTTGGGGCACTTTTAAGCTCTTCGTTACAAGGTTTTGAAGCCAAGCTCAACGGCTTTGTGGATCAATCCAGCACTATCGGTTTTAACCAGCATAAAATCAATAAAGAAAGAGGCATCTACCCTATGCAGCAATTCGCAACGATTGCGGGCTATTTAGGGCTTGGTTTTAGCCTGTTACCCAAAAAGGTTTCAGATCATGTTCTAAAAGGCAAAATAGGGGGCATGGTCGGATCTATTTTCTATGACGGCACGAAGAAGTTTGAAGACGGCTCTGTGGCTTACAACCTCTTTGGTTATTACGATGGGTTTATGGGGGGCTATACAAACATCTTACAAACCGATAGTCTTGAGACACAGAACATGAAACACAACAAAAATGTCCGCAATTATGTCTTTAGCGACGCGTATTTAGAATACGCTTATAAGAATTATTTTGAAATAAAAGCCGGGCGCTATCTCTCCACTATGCCTTATAAAAGCGGTCAAACGCAAGGCTTTCAAGTTTCTGGGCAATACAAGCATGCGCGCTTGACTTGGTTTAGCTCTTTTGGGAGGGCGTTCGCTTATGGTTCGTTTTTAATGGATTGGTTTGCCGCTAGGACCACTTATAGCGGAGGCTTTACCAAAAACGATAAGGGAGGTTATGATAGCCATGGGAAAAAGGTGCTTTATGGCACGCATGCGGTGCAACTCACCTATAAACCTCATCGTTTCCTCATAGAAGGCTTTTATTACCTTTCGCCTCAAATCTTTAACGCTCCGGGCGTTAAGATTGGTTGGGACTCTAACCCTAATTTTAGCGGCACAGGCTTTCGCTCTGATACAGCTGTCATAGGGTTTTTCCCCATTTACTACCCTTGGATGATCGTTAAATCCAATGGAAGCCCAGTCTATAAATACGACACGCCTGCCACTCAAAACGGGCAAAACCTCATTATCCGCCAACGCTTTGACATCAACAATTACAATGTTTCAATCGCTTTTTATAAAGTCTTTCAAAACGCTAATGGTTGGATAGGCAACATGGGGAATCCAAGCGGTGTGATCATGGGGAGTAACAGCGTGTATGCGGGTTTTACAGGCACAGCCCTTAAAAGAGACGCCGCTACCATTTTCCTTTCTTGTGGCGGCACTCATTTTGCCAAAAAATTCACATGGAAATTCGCCACGCAATACTCCAATTCAGTAGTCTCTTGGGAAGCGAGAGCGATGATCTCTTTAGGCTATAAATTCAATGAATATTTGAGCGGTAGCGTGGATCTTGCGTATTATGGCGTGCATACTAACAAAGGCTTTAAACCGGGTGAAAACGGGCCTGTGCCTAAAAACTTCCCCGCTCTTTATTCTGACAGGAGCGCGTTATACACGGCTCTAGTAGCATCTTTTTGATGCTACCCTATGATTATGGTAGGCGTCTTTTTGATGCTATGATCACAAAATAGAGTAGGCGTCATTTTGATGCTATCTCCCATGATAGGATAAGCGTCTTTTAACGCTGTTTCTCTAATCTCTATATATCAAATTTCTTTTCAAGCGAAAGCTCTTTGTTAAATCATACCCATTAAGTAAAATGCAAGTTCATTTTTAATTTAAAGCAAGCGATAGCTTTTTAAAAACCCAAGCAGAAACCCCAAATGTCTTTAGTGTTTGCACGCTTCACGAACAAGGTCAAACTTTTTTCTATGGATTTAAAGGGGGTTTAAGCCCCCTTTATTCAAGTAGCTTTGATGTAGGGCGTTTCAGCTAGCGGCGGGTAAATTTGATTTTTAAAATAAGCGTTTGAGCAAATCCTAACGCTCACGATCAGCACTAAAAGCGCCACCAGCATGAAAAACACGCACAAAATCGCATCAATCGCATGGTTAAAAAAGGATTTTTGGAGCGTTTTGAGCGCTTTTTCATCGGTAGTGGTAGCCATTTTTTCTTTGATGATTTGCATTTGCGCCACATGCGAAACGTTATTCAGCACGCTGTCATTACTTTTTGGCATCACTTTTAAAATACCGCTATAAAAAGTGATTGCTAAAATCAAAACTGCCGGCAAGGCGCTTATTATCGCCCCCTTAAAACGCCCCATTTTAAACAACACCACCGTAACCAACAACAACGCCATGCCCGCTAACATCTGGTTGCTCACGCCAAATAAAGGCCATAGCGTATAAATCCCTCCTTTAGGATCGATCGTGCCTTGATACAAGAAATACCCCCACCCTGCCACGCACAAAAGAGTGGCAAAAATCCCAGCCTTATAAGAGCTAAGATCGCCCAAAGGCTTATAAACATTACCGAGCAGATCCTGAATCATGAAACGAGCGGTTCGTGTGCCAGCATCCACAGCGGTTAAAATAAACAAAGCTTCAAACAAGATCGCAAAATGGTACCAAAACGCCATCACGCTTGGATCCCCTAAAATGTGATACACGATCATCGCTAAACCAATCGCAAAAGTGGGCGCCCCACCGGTGCGGCTCAAAATGGAACTTTCACCGATATTTTTAGTCATTTCACTGATTTCTTCAGCGCTGATATTAAACCCCCATGAGCTAATCACCGAAGCCGCATCAGCTATATCTTTACCGATGCTCACTTCTGGGGAATTGATAGCGAAATAAAGCCCTGGGTGCAAGATCCCTGCGCACACCAACGCCATAAGAGCCACAACGCTCTCCATCACCATAGAGCCATAGCCCACTAGCCTGGCGTCGCTTTCTTTAGCGAGCATTTTAGGGGTCGTGCCTGAAGAAATTAAAGCATGAAAGCCGCTAATCGTCCCGCAAGCCACCGTGATAAACAAGAAAGGGAACACGCTTCCTGCAAACACAGGCCCACTGCCATCTACAAAGGGCGTGATTTTAGGGATTTGTAAGGGCGGAGCGACAAAAACAATAGCCACAACCAACACCCCTATAACGCCAATTTTTAAAAAAGTGCTTAAATAATCTCGTGGAGCGAGTAAAAACCATACCGGTAAAATAGAAGCCACAAA contains:
- the hofH gene encoding outer membrane beta-barrel protein HofH; this translates as MKKASQVLFFGALLSSSLQGFEAKLNGFVDQSSTIGFNQHKINKERGIYPMQQFATIAGYLGLGFSLLPKKVSDHVLKGKIGGMVGSIFYDGTKKFEDGSVAYNLFGYYDGFMGGYTNILQTDSLETQNMKHNKNVRNYVFSDAYLEYAYKNYFEIKAGRYLSTMPYKSGQTQGFQVSGQYKHARLTWFSSFGRAFAYGSFLMDWFAARTTYSGGFTKNDKGGYDSHGKKVLYGTHAVQLTYKPHRFLIEGFYYLSPQIFNAPGVKIGWDSNPNFSGTGFRSDTAVIGFFPIYYPWMIVKSNGSPVYKYDTPATQNGQNLIIRQRFDINNYNVSIAFYKVFQNANGWIGNMGNPSGVIMGSNSVYAGFTGTALKRDAATIFLSCGGTHFAKKFTWKFATQYSNSVVSWEARAMISLGYKFNEYLSGSVDLAYYGVHTNKGFKPGENGPVPKNFPALYSDRSALYTALVASF
- a CDS encoding carbon starvation CstA family protein, which translates into the protein MQKSLVSLAWVFVAILGAICLGVLALHKGESINTLWLVVASACIYSIGYRFYSHFIAYKVLKLDDNRATPACIRNDGKDFVPTDKAITFGHHFAAIAGAGPLVGPILAAQMGYLPSILWILIGSVLGGCVHDFVVLFASIRRDGKSLGEMIKLEMGQFVGMIASLGILGIMLIIIAILAMVVVKALAHSPWGFFTIAMTIPIAILMGLYMRFFRPHKILEVSVIGFILLIIAIYAGKYVSLDPKLASIFTFEASSLAWMIMGYGFVASILPVWFLLAPRDYLSTFLKIGVIGVLVVAIVFVAPPLQIPKITPFVDGSGPVFAGSVFPFLFITVACGTISGFHALISSGTTPKMLAKESDARLVGYGSMVMESVVALMALVCAGILHPGLYFAINSPEVSIGKDIADAASVISSWGFNISAEEISEMTKNIGESSILSRTGGAPTFAIGLAMIVYHILGDPSVMAFWYHFAILFEALFILTAVDAGTRTARFMIQDLLGNVYKPLGDLSSYKAGIFATLLCVAGWGYFLYQGTIDPKGGIYTLWPLFGVSNQMLAGMALLLVTVVLFKMGRFKGAIISALPAVLILAITFYSGILKVMPKSNDSVLNNVSHVAQMQIIKEKMATTTDEKALKTLQKSFFNHAIDAILCVFFMLVALLVLIVSVRICSNAYFKNQIYPPLAETPYIKAT